A region from the Fimbriimonadaceae bacterium genome encodes:
- a CDS encoding FHA domain-containing protein produces MLRTLTVCLCAAVAACALAQSAKTIKLTFPSEGNREVWLQSKSESATVPETKSVNGKAVELKTTAADDKELAVFVHDKATGMVATHLVSDLKDGGWTVGPDEYKLVRGARVTVSTDKGPVASAQVDLTLGDVKRTALLSPSDKGVVSFNLLPPGDGVFTVKYKVGGADKSLDPQTFTIKPTTGGWVDVKLTVPDGADIVPTEPVAKPGEGAAKPSDAGDKPKDQEKTSGPGSVIGLLVNMLVGLGLVGGLGYAAWWYVKHNRDKVTEIMDKAGVPLNQDPADPTGAAPVVPQAPKPIVKIVLDGTDPSPAPAVSTVGTPVRNPRLVASDGTVVALAVGTVIVGREAGLDISLPDEGSVSRRHASIQRDGGTVTLSDDGSTNGTYVNGSKLSAPAVLHPGDTVQFGAVAYRYEE; encoded by the coding sequence GTGCTCCGAACGCTGACCGTTTGCCTCTGTGCCGCCGTCGCCGCGTGCGCCCTGGCGCAGAGTGCCAAGACGATCAAACTCACGTTCCCGTCCGAAGGCAACCGGGAGGTTTGGCTGCAGTCGAAGTCGGAGTCAGCGACCGTTCCCGAGACAAAGAGTGTCAACGGCAAGGCTGTCGAGTTGAAGACCACGGCCGCCGACGACAAGGAGCTTGCCGTCTTTGTCCACGACAAGGCCACGGGCATGGTGGCGACCCACTTGGTCAGCGACCTGAAGGACGGGGGCTGGACCGTCGGGCCCGACGAATACAAACTGGTCCGAGGGGCGCGGGTCACCGTCTCGACCGACAAGGGGCCGGTCGCCAGCGCGCAGGTGGACCTGACCCTCGGAGACGTGAAGCGCACCGCGTTGCTGTCCCCTTCGGACAAGGGCGTCGTCAGCTTCAACCTGTTGCCCCCCGGCGACGGAGTCTTCACCGTCAAGTACAAGGTCGGCGGGGCTGACAAGTCCCTCGACCCCCAGACGTTCACGATCAAGCCGACCACCGGTGGCTGGGTCGACGTGAAGCTGACCGTCCCCGATGGAGCGGACATCGTCCCGACCGAACCGGTCGCCAAGCCCGGCGAAGGCGCCGCGAAGCCGTCGGACGCCGGAGACAAACCCAAAGACCAGGAGAAAACGAGCGGCCCCGGATCGGTCATCGGGTTGCTCGTCAACATGCTCGTCGGGCTGGGCCTGGTCGGCGGGCTGGGTTACGCGGCCTGGTGGTACGTCAAGCACAACCGGGACAAGGTCACCGAGATCATGGACAAGGCTGGGGTACCGCTCAACCAAGACCCCGCCGACCCCACCGGCGCCGCGCCCGTCGTGCCCCAAGCACCGAAGCCGATCGTCAAGATCGTCCTCGACGGCACCGACCCAAGCCCCGCGCCAGCGGTATCCACGGTGGGGACACCGGTCCGCAACCCGAGGTTGGTCGCCAGCGACGGCACCGTCGTCGCCCTCGCCGTAGGAACGGTCATCGTCGGGCGTGAAGCCGGCCTCGACATATCACTCCCCGACGAGGGCAGCGTCTCCCGCCGCCACGCCAGCATCCAGCGGGACGGAGGGACGGTGACCTTAAGTGACGACGGGAGCACCAACGGGACTTACGTGAACGGGTCGAAGTTGTCGGCCCCTGCCGTGTTGCACCCCGGGGACACCGTCCAGTTCGGTGCGGTCGCCTACCGGTACGAGGAGTGA
- a CDS encoding FHA domain-containing protein, translating into MGRVLTKAVLCAVAGVLGWVMTEPLMPTDSRNADWAARERVMVLVIVALIGLVAGLIQGFQRGGKTNIMLAGGLGLVFGSIGGLFGHSIGGAMVAGMFRPDVFFGGFSPATVVARIVAFAPIGALLGAAIGGTQMSKRGVVSGVLGGLIGAVLAGATFDLIGSALAPLLMTMRGNNEVGLGSRAVTALSLGLFVGLFTALADLASRQAWLRLVLGRNEGKEWPIDAAQTNIGRDERAHVPLFNDPNVAPLQAVIVRQGTQYVLHDPGLSPVGVGLNGHRLMQPTALNRGDTIMVGSNQLQFLMKASAAARAHEGRHAAVMVGGPQVGPARPAPTAPVQPMPQQAVAPQTQAYHPPVQTQAYQAPAASAAAVLIATAGPLTGQRFPIDQPVQVGREGQGIPMGFDTMASRRHAALTPLPGGLAVQDLGSTNGTMVNGQRVGTATMRPGDTLQIGSSTFRLE; encoded by the coding sequence ATGGGCCGCGTCCTGACCAAAGCCGTCCTATGCGCCGTCGCCGGTGTGCTGGGCTGGGTGATGACCGAGCCCCTGATGCCCACCGACTCGCGCAACGCCGACTGGGCGGCCCGCGAACGCGTCATGGTCCTCGTCATCGTCGCCCTCATCGGGCTCGTGGCCGGGTTGATCCAAGGCTTCCAGCGCGGAGGCAAGACCAACATCATGCTCGCCGGCGGGCTTGGCTTGGTGTTCGGTTCGATCGGGGGGCTCTTCGGCCACTCCATCGGCGGGGCGATGGTGGCCGGCATGTTCCGGCCGGACGTCTTCTTCGGCGGATTTTCGCCCGCGACCGTCGTCGCCCGCATCGTCGCTTTCGCACCGATCGGGGCCCTGCTGGGCGCGGCGATCGGCGGCACCCAGATGTCGAAGCGCGGAGTCGTCTCCGGGGTCCTCGGCGGCTTGATCGGCGCTGTCCTCGCTGGCGCGACGTTCGACCTCATCGGATCGGCCCTCGCCCCCCTTCTCATGACGATGCGCGGCAACAACGAGGTCGGGCTCGGCTCGAGGGCCGTCACCGCCCTGTCGCTCGGGCTCTTCGTCGGACTCTTCACCGCCTTGGCCGACTTGGCCAGCCGCCAGGCTTGGCTCCGCCTTGTGTTGGGCCGCAACGAGGGCAAGGAATGGCCCATCGACGCCGCCCAGACCAATATCGGCCGTGACGAACGGGCGCACGTGCCTCTCTTCAACGACCCCAACGTCGCCCCCCTCCAGGCCGTGATCGTGCGGCAAGGCACCCAGTACGTCCTCCACGACCCAGGTTTGTCACCGGTAGGCGTCGGACTGAACGGCCACCGCCTGATGCAACCCACCGCCCTCAACCGGGGGGACACGATCATGGTGGGTTCGAACCAGTTGCAGTTCCTGATGAAGGCCAGTGCGGCGGCGAGGGCCCACGAGGGCCGGCATGCCGCGGTCATGGTCGGCGGGCCCCAGGTCGGTCCGGCCCGGCCCGCACCGACCGCGCCCGTCCAACCCATGCCGCAACAAGCCGTCGCGCCCCAAACCCAGGCTTACCACCCCCCCGTGCAGACCCAGGCGTACCAGGCACCGGCCGCGTCGGCCGCGGCCGTCCTCATCGCCACTGCTGGGCCGCTCACCGGCCAACGGTTCCCCATTGACCAGCCCGTCCAAGTCGGTCGCGAGGGCCAGGGGATCCCCATGGGGTTCGACACCATGGCGAGCCGACGCCACGCTGCATTGACGCCGCTTCCCGGCGGACTGGCCGTCCAGGATCTCGGGAGCACCAACGGCACCATGGTCAACGGGCAGCGGGTCGGCACGGCCACCATGCGCCCCGGCGACACCTTGCAGATCGGGTCTTCTACGTTTAGGCTAGAGTAA
- a CDS encoding VWA domain-containing protein, with amino-acid sequence MSNDPNKTVMGGPTPDPNRTVLGGPVPNLGATQMMAAPPAAGDPNKTGAWSPGKPLIVTVTNSRLATMANGPAREQFLLEITAPNEPGLPGMSVGSGPRTPLNLCLVIDRSGSMEGAPLEYAKQACGHVVDLLSPNDVLSIVLFDEVVEVLMAPQRVTDKAAVKAGIAQLTPGYTTNLFDGLTLAAQQLGMTADPNRVTRMVVLTDGEPTAGIKEFAPLVAHAGEIRQKGITCTFLGFGPDYNEELLASMAKKSGGNHYYIPQPQMIPQVFDTELAQLMTVTSTQLKLSLKFARWVNLKGCTGHTLTGGEREVNVDLADMERGATMQVVVDLEFPNHPLGHYRVAGGKLSYTSLGGATEVVDVDCVMEFTADAARYSVAPDARVAAAAEVNMASRLVEKTIMGLKTQAITAAVAMADLQKTQALLLSQGRQQEAREVTLAIQAIQSGNTGHAEKTLMGTVVQLDQGKTKGA; translated from the coding sequence ATGAGCAACGATCCGAACAAGACCGTCATGGGCGGGCCGACGCCCGACCCCAACCGCACCGTTCTGGGAGGGCCGGTGCCCAACTTGGGCGCGACCCAAATGATGGCCGCTCCGCCTGCCGCTGGCGACCCCAACAAGACTGGGGCATGGTCGCCGGGCAAGCCGCTCATCGTGACCGTCACCAACAGCCGCCTCGCGACGATGGCCAACGGGCCCGCCCGCGAGCAGTTCCTCTTGGAGATCACCGCGCCCAACGAACCAGGTCTCCCGGGCATGTCGGTCGGCAGTGGGCCGCGCACACCGCTCAATCTGTGCCTCGTCATCGACCGTTCGGGCTCGATGGAGGGCGCGCCCCTCGAATACGCCAAGCAGGCCTGTGGCCATGTCGTCGATCTCCTCAGCCCCAACGACGTGCTGAGCATCGTCCTCTTTGACGAGGTCGTCGAGGTGCTCATGGCGCCCCAGCGCGTCACCGACAAAGCGGCGGTCAAGGCGGGTATCGCCCAGCTGACCCCCGGCTACACGACCAACCTTTTCGACGGCCTCACCTTGGCCGCCCAGCAGTTGGGGATGACGGCAGACCCGAACCGGGTCACGCGCATGGTCGTGCTCACCGACGGCGAGCCCACCGCCGGGATCAAGGAATTCGCCCCCCTTGTCGCCCACGCCGGCGAAATCCGCCAGAAGGGCATCACCTGCACGTTCTTGGGCTTTGGGCCCGACTACAACGAAGAGCTATTGGCCTCGATGGCCAAGAAGTCAGGGGGCAACCACTACTACATCCCCCAGCCGCAAATGATCCCGCAGGTCTTTGACACCGAGCTTGCCCAGCTCATGACGGTGACCTCGACCCAACTGAAACTGTCCCTGAAGTTCGCCCGATGGGTGAACCTCAAAGGCTGCACGGGTCACACCCTCACGGGCGGCGAGCGCGAGGTCAACGTCGATTTGGCCGACATGGAGCGGGGCGCGACGATGCAGGTCGTGGTCGACCTGGAGTTCCCCAACCACCCCTTGGGCCACTACCGCGTAGCGGGTGGAAAGCTGTCCTACACCTCTCTCGGTGGAGCAACCGAGGTCGTCGACGTTGACTGCGTCATGGAGTTCACCGCCGATGCGGCGCGCTACTCCGTCGCGCCGGATGCGCGGGTGGCGGCGGCGGCTGAGGTCAATATGGCCAGCCGGTTGGTCGAGAAGACGATCATGGGCTTGAAGACGCAGGCGATCACGGCCGCAGTGGCCATGGCTGACTTGCAGAAGACGCAGGCGTTGTTGCTGTCCCAAGGGCGTCAGCAGGAGGCCCGGGAGGTCACTCTGGCGATCCAGGCGATCCAGAGCGGAAACACCGGGCATGCCGAGAAGACGCTGATGGGGACAGTAGTCCAGTTGGACCAAGGGAAGACGAAGGGCGCTTAA
- a CDS encoding alpha/beta fold hydrolase, translating into MSLVRVVSYSRGFDQVTLVWTVLLALAGLYVLVIVGATVFSLKPMRIVQWFGPAMVGLPQEDVVFTTRDGVHLSGWLTDVGGDKVAVCVHGYLMNRCEFAPYAQLLADQGWSSVFFDLRRHGKSGGRRVGLGIDETLDVEAALDWVRARKPEARVVLVGSSMGGVSCARVAAARPDDVEALFLDGAYGSLDEAIDGWWEFIAFRGASKVLLPVKWLGAAVVGIRPKVVVLADLLRPYKGRPVLLAYGSRDSLVPQSRVDKLKSAAENIHVVVFSGSEHGQARLDHGPEYRAMLSDFFRGLG; encoded by the coding sequence GTGTCCCTTGTCCGCGTGGTCTCCTATTCTAGAGGATTTGACCAGGTGACCCTTGTCTGGACCGTTCTTCTGGCCTTGGCCGGGCTTTACGTCCTCGTCATTGTCGGGGCCACGGTGTTCAGTCTGAAGCCGATGCGGATCGTGCAGTGGTTCGGCCCCGCCATGGTCGGCCTGCCCCAAGAGGACGTGGTGTTCACGACCCGCGACGGTGTCCACCTTTCCGGATGGCTGACCGACGTCGGCGGCGACAAGGTCGCCGTCTGCGTCCACGGCTACCTCATGAACCGTTGCGAGTTCGCCCCCTATGCGCAGCTTCTTGCCGACCAGGGGTGGTCGTCGGTGTTCTTCGACCTGCGCCGCCACGGCAAGAGCGGGGGCCGGCGGGTGGGCCTGGGCATCGACGAGACCTTGGACGTCGAGGCGGCCTTGGATTGGGTGCGGGCCAGGAAGCCCGAGGCGCGGGTGGTCTTGGTCGGAAGCAGCATGGGCGGCGTCTCGTGCGCCCGGGTGGCGGCGGCCCGGCCCGACGATGTTGAAGCCTTGTTTCTCGACGGCGCCTACGGCAGCCTTGACGAGGCGATCGACGGCTGGTGGGAGTTCATCGCGTTCCGGGGAGCGAGCAAAGTCCTTCTGCCGGTCAAGTGGCTGGGTGCGGCCGTTGTCGGCATCCGTCCGAAGGTCGTCGTGCTCGCCGACCTGTTGAGGCCCTACAAGGGCCGTCCGGTGCTCCTGGCGTATGGGTCACGTGACTCACTCGTGCCGCAGTCTCGCGTGGACAAGCTCAAGTCGGCGGCCGAGAACATCCACGTCGTCGTCTTTTCGGGGAGCGAGCACGGCCAGGCCCGGTTGGACCACGGCCCGGAGTACCGGGCGATGTTGAGCGACTTCTTCCGCGGCCTGGGCTGA
- a CDS encoding DUF433 domain-containing protein, whose translation MSQTTEMWLVDQLRRMAKTQPERFEGFVRSLKQALPAEFEELALMALDDGGLDATCCAAVLMVESDELDVRLEGYRNNTGDLTDGLVEHDGHGVARIVDTHVAVWEVVRVFRRVGSVAELKQAYNSLSERELRAALAYAGNNPDEIATCIEQYEAVVNRTREAYPFAAITD comes from the coding sequence ATGTCCCAAACAACAGAAATGTGGCTGGTCGACCAGCTGCGGCGGATGGCCAAGACGCAACCTGAACGGTTTGAAGGTTTCGTCCGTTCCCTGAAACAGGCGTTGCCCGCCGAATTCGAAGAACTAGCCTTGATGGCCCTTGACGACGGTGGGCTTGACGCGACTTGTTGCGCCGCCGTGCTCATGGTGGAGTCCGACGAACTTGACGTCAGGCTGGAGGGGTACCGGAACAACACCGGCGACCTTACCGACGGCCTCGTCGAGCACGACGGCCACGGGGTCGCCCGCATCGTGGACACCCACGTCGCGGTCTGGGAGGTCGTGCGCGTGTTCCGCCGGGTCGGCTCCGTCGCCGAATTGAAACAGGCGTACAACTCCCTCAGTGAGCGCGAACTACGGGCTGCTCTGGCTTACGCCGGGAACAACCCTGACGAAATCGCTACTTGCATCGAGCAGTACGAGGCGGTCGTGAACCGGACTCGCGAGGCCTACCCCTTCGCCGCCATCACCGACTGA
- a CDS encoding prepilin-type N-terminal cleavage/methylation domain-containing protein: MNHIRFGNGQVRVSTYRSGLTLVELLIVAAIVAILAALITVGIQAAIHAAISSACLQNLQSIGKAYSLYIEDHDGNFPPYFDNASVPMRPDNSELLVVDLGKYGADKSQFFCPLDSFSSRFDERSNYDHTYKSYAYSIGFQTLIPADSTYFKLNISALRAPSMTFVLTDSFVVGDHPTPYPQTGHGDQVNVLFADWHVKQKSTHGFDFGCTYPGQTPSCKEP; encoded by the coding sequence ATGAACCACATTCGGTTTGGAAATGGTCAGGTGCGAGTGTCAACATACCGATCAGGGCTGACCCTTGTCGAATTGCTCATTGTCGCGGCTATTGTTGCCATACTTGCTGCCCTCATAACAGTCGGCATTCAAGCAGCCATACATGCCGCAATATCTTCGGCGTGTCTGCAAAACCTGCAATCGATAGGCAAAGCCTACTCCCTCTACATAGAGGATCATGACGGCAATTTCCCACCCTATTTTGACAATGCCAGTGTTCCGATGAGGCCAGACAATTCGGAACTGTTGGTAGTTGACCTGGGGAAATACGGAGCTGACAAATCACAGTTCTTTTGCCCACTAGACTCCTTCAGCAGTAGATTCGATGAGCGTAGCAATTATGATCATACATATAAGAGCTACGCCTACTCGATTGGATTTCAGACTCTGATCCCAGCTGACTCGACCTACTTCAAGCTCAACATCTCTGCGTTGCGTGCCCCCAGCATGACTTTCGTCCTTACGGACAGTTTTGTTGTCGGCGATCATCCTACACCATATCCTCAGACAGGCCATGGTGATCAAGTTAACGTACTATTCGCCGATTGGCATGTAAAGCAGAAATCTACTCATGGCTTTGACTTTGGTTGCACTTATCCAGGACAGACTCCGTCCTGCAAGGAGCCGTGA
- a CDS encoding tyrosine--tRNA ligase, with amino-acid sequence MTIDEQLAFLRRGTTEIYNEADLRKKLASGKPLRVKLGVDPTAAHVTLGWAVVLRKLRDFQRLGHTACLVIGDFTAMIGDPSGKSKTRKQLSREEVQANVDAVSQQFYKILDPAKTEISYNKDWLGAMTFEDVIRLCARTTVARIMERDDFSKRWEAHQPIAMHEIMYPLCQGMDSVELKADIELGGNDQMFNNLVGRTLMEQYGMEPQVVMLCPLLVGTDGKEKMSQSLGNYISVVETPREMFGKTMSIPDDLIENWFELCTDVPMDEVRRMLGEGKNPRDAKVRLAKEIVTLYHTAEAADEEERYFVETFSKRHQPIEAEPAAIPPELSVDGAVPLANLIAALGLAKSNGAARDVIKQGGVSLDGVKHVDPFGKVAVADLKGKVLKVGKHQFRQLV; translated from the coding sequence ATGACGATTGACGAGCAGCTGGCCTTCCTACGACGGGGGACCACCGAGATTTACAACGAAGCGGACCTGCGCAAGAAGCTCGCTTCGGGCAAACCGTTGCGCGTCAAACTGGGCGTCGACCCGACAGCGGCGCATGTCACCTTGGGCTGGGCGGTCGTCTTGCGCAAGCTCCGCGACTTTCAGCGTCTTGGGCACACGGCATGCTTGGTCATCGGCGATTTCACCGCGATGATCGGTGACCCGAGCGGCAAGAGCAAGACACGCAAGCAACTGAGCCGCGAGGAAGTGCAGGCCAACGTGGACGCGGTCAGCCAGCAGTTCTACAAGATCCTTGACCCGGCCAAGACCGAGATCAGCTACAACAAGGACTGGCTCGGCGCGATGACCTTTGAGGACGTCATCCGCCTGTGCGCCCGTACGACCGTGGCGCGGATCATGGAGCGCGACGACTTCTCCAAGCGCTGGGAGGCGCACCAGCCGATCGCGATGCACGAGATCATGTACCCCCTGTGCCAGGGTATGGACTCCGTCGAACTGAAAGCGGACATCGAACTGGGCGGCAACGACCAGATGTTCAACAACCTCGTCGGTCGGACGCTGATGGAGCAGTACGGCATGGAGCCGCAGGTCGTCATGCTGTGCCCGCTTCTCGTCGGCACGGACGGCAAAGAGAAGATGTCGCAGTCGCTGGGCAATTACATCAGCGTCGTCGAAACGCCGCGCGAGATGTTCGGCAAGACGATGTCGATCCCCGACGACCTGATCGAGAACTGGTTCGAACTGTGCACCGACGTGCCGATGGACGAGGTGAGGAGAATGCTGGGCGAAGGGAAGAACCCGCGGGACGCCAAGGTGCGCCTGGCCAAGGAGATCGTCACCCTCTACCACACCGCCGAAGCGGCCGACGAGGAGGAGCGGTACTTTGTCGAGACGTTCAGCAAGCGTCATCAGCCTATCGAGGCCGAGCCGGCGGCTATCCCTCCCGAACTCTCCGTCGACGGGGCGGTGCCTTTGGCCAACCTCATCGCCGCGCTCGGGCTCGCCAAGTCGAACGGCGCGGCCCGGGACGTGATCAAGCAAGGGGGCGTGTCCCTCGACGGGGTGAAGCACGTCGACCCCTTCGGCAAAGTCGCTGTCGCTGACCTCAAGGGCAAGGTGCTGAAAGTCGGCAAGCACCAGTTCCGGCAGCTGGTCTAA
- a CDS encoding phosphoribosylaminoimidazolesuccinocarboxamide synthase, whose amino-acid sequence MSPALLESRLPDLPPPRRGKVREVYDLGSELLIVATDRISAFDVVMATGVPDKGRILNQMSAYWFDRLGHLCPHHVVSAADAEVSARVGVRPELAGRCTVARKAKPLAIECVARGYLAGSWAKEYRTGARRLYGVDLPDGLVEGDRLPQAVFTPATKAEEGHDMNISFDEAADIVGREVADQVRGWTMELFAAASDHARSVGLILADTKFEFGLTDDGVIWIDEALTPDSSRFWLAEEHRPGGPQLGFDKQYVRDYLESTGWDKTPPGPALPDDVITNTRAKYLEAFRRVTGHDLAV is encoded by the coding sequence ATGTCCCCGGCCTTGCTTGAGTCCCGCTTGCCCGACTTGCCGCCCCCTCGGCGCGGCAAGGTCCGTGAGGTTTACGACCTCGGGTCGGAGTTGCTTATTGTCGCGACCGACCGGATCAGCGCCTTTGACGTCGTCATGGCGACGGGCGTACCCGACAAGGGCCGGATCCTCAACCAGATGAGCGCCTACTGGTTTGACCGGCTCGGCCATCTCTGCCCCCACCACGTCGTCTCGGCGGCCGACGCCGAGGTCTCCGCGCGGGTCGGGGTACGCCCCGAACTGGCCGGAAGGTGTACGGTGGCGCGCAAAGCCAAGCCGCTTGCGATCGAGTGCGTCGCCCGCGGGTACCTGGCGGGAAGCTGGGCCAAGGAGTACCGCACCGGGGCCCGACGCCTGTACGGAGTCGACCTGCCCGACGGACTTGTCGAGGGCGACCGGCTACCCCAGGCCGTGTTCACCCCGGCGACGAAGGCCGAAGAAGGGCACGACATGAACATCAGCTTTGACGAGGCGGCCGACATCGTCGGCAGGGAAGTCGCCGACCAGGTACGGGGCTGGACGATGGAACTTTTTGCCGCCGCGTCCGACCATGCCCGTTCGGTCGGCCTGATCCTTGCTGACACAAAGTTTGAGTTCGGTCTGACCGACGACGGCGTGATTTGGATCGACGAGGCGCTGACGCCAGACTCCAGCCGGTTCTGGCTGGCCGAGGAGCACAGGCCCGGGGGCCCCCAGCTGGGCTTTGACAAGCAGTACGTCCGGGACTATCTAGAGTCGACCGGTTGGGACAAGACTCCTCCCGGGCCGGCGCTTCCCGACGACGTGATCACCAACACCCGCGCCAAGTACCTTGAGGCGTTCCGCCGGGTCACCGGGCATGATCTGGCTGTATAA
- a CDS encoding NAD(P)H-hydrate dehydratase, whose protein sequence is MWIADSHRSREIDRAARETYGMTTAVLMERAGLAVFELLTQMAPPRGKVAVLCGKGHNGGDGFVLARLASQHQFQVECLVCATEADLVDSCRQQMVQARTQGVEPVFCDDPKWNERLENLRHKDVVVDAMLGTGVEGGLKGPVLTAVQKVNLSGVPLLAVDQPTGIHTDTGEELGDSVYATKTVTFGLPKPYLFQSAGLEHAGDWSVADIGLPKELRRAPTGARLLDAQWVVDRLPERVKTSHKGANGHVLVVAGSTGMRGAAVLAVEAAYRAGAGMVTVAGVSAVCDTVSRRVPEALLLPLEEVEGAVSPAAAEVILAANGRFDAALFGPGLTHGPAASNFLGRLWPRWEKPCCIDADAINAVALGLALPPVDCALTPHPGEIGRLLKWPVPVVQSDRFHAVRSAVKLTGKTVLLKGPYSIVGDPDEPLNVNPTGNPGMATAGMGDVLGGIVATLCAQELTPYEAASCAMFWHGAAGDDCAKDQGAIGFLARNVVTQLPRTRAKLVASCSER, encoded by the coding sequence ATGTGGATCGCCGACAGCCACCGGTCGCGCGAAATCGACCGTGCCGCCCGCGAGACCTACGGCATGACAACCGCCGTGCTCATGGAGCGGGCCGGGCTCGCCGTCTTTGAACTCCTGACCCAGATGGCCCCTCCCCGCGGCAAGGTGGCCGTGCTGTGCGGCAAGGGCCACAACGGCGGCGACGGCTTTGTCCTCGCCCGCCTCGCCTCGCAACACCAGTTCCAAGTGGAATGCCTGGTCTGCGCCACCGAGGCAGACCTCGTGGACTCGTGCCGCCAACAGATGGTGCAGGCCCGGACACAGGGGGTGGAGCCTGTCTTCTGCGACGACCCCAAGTGGAACGAACGCCTCGAAAACCTACGCCACAAAGACGTCGTGGTCGACGCCATGCTGGGCACGGGGGTCGAAGGTGGCCTGAAGGGGCCCGTGCTCACGGCGGTGCAAAAGGTCAACTTGAGCGGGGTGCCGCTCTTGGCCGTCGACCAGCCGACCGGCATCCACACCGACACTGGCGAAGAACTTGGCGACAGCGTCTACGCCACCAAAACCGTCACCTTCGGCTTGCCCAAGCCGTACCTGTTCCAGTCCGCCGGGCTGGAGCACGCAGGCGACTGGTCGGTGGCCGACATCGGCCTGCCCAAAGAGCTACGCCGGGCCCCGACGGGGGCCCGGCTCCTCGACGCCCAGTGGGTCGTCGACCGCCTGCCCGAACGGGTCAAGACCAGCCACAAAGGCGCCAACGGCCATGTGCTCGTCGTCGCCGGGAGCACAGGCATGCGTGGTGCCGCCGTCTTGGCCGTCGAGGCCGCCTATCGGGCCGGGGCAGGCATGGTCACCGTGGCTGGGGTCTCCGCAGTCTGCGACACCGTGTCACGCCGGGTGCCCGAGGCCCTGCTGTTACCCCTCGAAGAAGTGGAGGGCGCTGTCTCGCCTGCCGCCGCCGAGGTCATCCTGGCCGCGAACGGGAGGTTCGACGCGGCTCTCTTCGGCCCGGGCCTGACCCATGGGCCCGCGGCGAGCAACTTTCTCGGCCGCCTGTGGCCGCGATGGGAAAAGCCCTGCTGCATCGACGCCGACGCGATCAACGCCGTCGCCCTCGGCCTTGCCCTTCCCCCGGTGGACTGCGCCCTGACACCCCATCCCGGTGAGATCGGCAGGCTGCTCAAGTGGCCGGTGCCGGTGGTGCAGAGCGACCGGTTCCACGCGGTGCGGTCGGCCGTCAAACTGACCGGCAAGACCGTGCTCCTCAAAGGGCCCTACAGCATCGTCGGCGACCCCGACGAGCCGCTCAACGTCAATCCGACCGGCAACCCCGGCATGGCGACGGCTGGTATGGGCGACGTCCTCGGCGGCATCGTCGCCACCCTGTGTGCCCAAGAGCTGACGCCCTACGAAGCGGCGTCGTGCGCGATGTTCTGGCATGGCGCCGCGGGTGACGACTGTGCCAAAGACCAGGGTGCGATCGGGTTTCTTGCCCGCAACGTCGTGACCCAACTACCGAGGACTCGCGCTAAACTGGTCGCATCGTGCTCCGAACGCTGA